DNA from Mesorhizobium sp. B2-1-1:
CCGGGCTTCACCCAATCGCCCCTGATCATCTCCGGCCGGCCAACGGCGGCGACGAGAATGTCGGCGGTGCGGGCCAGCCCCGGCAGATCCTTCGTGCGGCTGTGCGCGATGGTGACGGTGCAATTGGCGGCGAGCAGGAGATTGGCCATCGGCTTGCCGACGATGTTGGAACGGCCGACGACGACGGCATTGAGGCCCGACAGATCCTTGCCGCGCACGCGCTCGATCAGGAGCATCGAGCCGGCGGGCGTGCAGGGAACGAAAGCGGTGTCGAGTTCGCCGGTGCCGAGCTTGCCGACATTGATGAAATGGAAGCCGTCGACATCCTTCTGCGGCGCGATCGCCTGGATGACCTTGCCGGCGTCGATGTGGGCGGGAAGCGGAAGCTGCACCAGGATGCCGTTGATGGCGGGATCGGCGTTGAGGTCGGCGATGATCTTGAGCAGCGCCTCCTGGGAGGTGTCCGCCGGCAGCGTGTGCTGGACCGAATGAAAGCCGCATTCCTTGGCGGTGCGGGATTTGGAGGCGACGTAGACCTGGCTCGCCGGATCCTCGCCGACGATAACCACGGCGAGGCCGGGCTGGATCTTGCCCTTGGCGACAAGCTCCGCGGTCAAGGTCTTCACCGTCCGCACCACGTCTTCGGCAACGCTTTTGCCGTCAATCACTTCGGCCATATGAATCACCCCTCGATACGTTCCGCCAAACCGGCCGCGTCTGAAAATGCGGCGTTTTGGATCCTTTTCTCAATCGTGTGCCGAAGCCTGCATGACCCGGCCAGCCGGGCTGCGTCTCCGGCAAGACACCGCGCGGCATTTTGACGAAAATTCGAACACGCAATCCCGTCAAAGCGCCGTCCGATGCCGTTTACGCGAAACCGGCCCGCTTTTGTTCGACACAGGAGACTATCTTGTGGCTCAGAAATAGCGGCGGCCGGCGCGGCTCTCGGTAAGCTCGCGAACAGCCTCGCGAAATTCGCGCAGGCTGGCGCGAATTTCCTCGATCGACGCCTGCTCGGCGCCCTTCTCGGCGGCGGCGGGCTGCTCCAGCGGCGCGGCGGGATAGGCCGACGGCTGAGCCGGAGCGGGTGCGGCCGGGTAGGGCATGGGCGCGCCATAGGGCGCCGCGGCCTGGGGATGGCCTGCCGCCGACCGCGTCTGCCAAGGCTGCATGTGCGGATAGACCAAGGGCTGCGCATAGGGATGGGACGAGGCCGGATACATCGCCTGCTGCGGCACCAGGGGCGACCGCAATGGCGGTCCCATGGGCCGCGTATAGCCGGCGTCCGCGTCTGGCTGAAAAGATGGCCGCGGATAGTCTGGAGCTGGCGGGCGATGTCCAAAGGCGGAATCCGGAGCCGGATAGTCGGGAAATGCCGGAGTGCTCGCCGGCCGGCCCTCTTCGGCGACAGCGGCCGATGCAGATGCACCGGGAAACGCATAGTCCTGCGCCTCGGTGCCGGGCTTGCGGGACACGGCTTTGCGCAGCCTCGACATCAGCAAGCCGATCCGGCTTGGACCCTCGGTGGCAGCGGCTCCGGGCTGCGCGGCAAGCGGCGGCACTGATGCTGGTGGCGGCGGCGGTGATTGCGGCGGCGATGCTTGCGGTATCGGCGGCGCCGGCGGAGGCGGCGCCCGGAATGCCTGGTCATCGAGCGGCGCCCGGCGCTCCTCTATCTTGCGGTCACGGCGGGATCGTGACCCGGCGGTCTCACGCAGGCTTTCATAGGCGCCGCGCATGGCGCCGAGACCGACGCCGGAGGCAAAGCCCAGCAGCAGGCCGGCAAGCGCCACCACGGCGCGCGACGGCCCGTTCGGCTCCAGCGGAATGGAGGCGGGCGAGATGACGCTCATATTGGCGGTGTTGATATTCTTCTGCTCGCCGGTCTCCTTGGCGCGCAGAAGATATTGCTCATAGACCGAGCGCTTGGCCGAGGCCTCGCGTTCCA
Protein-coding regions in this window:
- the folD gene encoding bifunctional methylenetetrahydrofolate dehydrogenase/methenyltetrahydrofolate cyclohydrolase FolD — protein: MAEVIDGKSVAEDVVRTVKTLTAELVAKGKIQPGLAVVIVGEDPASQVYVASKSRTAKECGFHSVQHTLPADTSQEALLKIIADLNADPAINGILVQLPLPAHIDAGKVIQAIAPQKDVDGFHFINVGKLGTGELDTAFVPCTPAGSMLLIERVRGKDLSGLNAVVVGRSNIVGKPMANLLLAANCTVTIAHSRTKDLPGLARTADILVAAVGRPEMIRGDWVKPGATVIDVGINRIPAPEKGEGKSRLVGDVAYAEAAKAAGAITPVPGGVGPMTIAMLMANTLASAYLAAGLKRPSF